A window of Arcobacter acticola genomic DNA:
TTTAAGAATTAATAATCTTGGAAGTGAAGACTTAGCAAAAGATTTAGAACTTGCTAAAACAATCGAACTTGATGGTTTATTATTTTCTAAAATTCAAACAAAAGAAGATGTACTAGAAGCGGTAAGATTATTAGAAGAAGTAAATCCAGAATTATCTTTGATGATTATGGTTGAAACTCCATTATCAGTTTTAAATATTCAAGAAATTTGTGCTGCTAGTCCTAAAGTTGAAGTTATTGTTGTTGGATCTAATAAACTTGCAAATAGACTTCAAATTGATATTAAAAAAGGTTCAAAAGCAATGCTTAACTATTTATCACAAATTGCCCTTGCTGCTAAAGCATATGGTAAAACTGTGATTGATGGACCACACTTTGATGTTCATGATGAATTTGCATGTGAAGATTCAACTAAAGATGCATTTAACCTAGGATATGATGGAAAATCACTTATTCACCCTGTTCAAATTGAATATATTAATGATATCTTCACTCCAAAACAAGCTGAAGTTGAAGATTATGAATTAATGATTTCTAAATATGAAGAAGCAACTAAAGAAGGTAAAGAAGTAATCTTACATAATGATAAATTAGTTGATTCATCAAAAATTAAATGGGCTAAAAAAATGATTACATTATATGAAACATATAAATCATTAGGTCAAAACCTATTTAATAAATAAGGAGTAAATTTGTCAAAAATAAGTAATAAGATTAATTTCGGGAATTTCTTTGAAGATTTTTCAATTGGTCAAAAAATTGTTCATCCACTTCCTAGAACAATAAGTGATGGTGATGTATCTTTATACATCGCTTTCACTGGTTCTAGATTTGCTCTGCACTCTTCTGATACAGTAGCAAAACAAATGGGATATGATAAAAAACCAATTGATGATATGTTAATGTTTCACTTAACATTTGGTAAATCTGTTCAAGATGTATCTTTAAACGCAATTGCTAACTTAGGTTATGCAGAAATGTCTTTCCCTAATTCAGTTTTTGTAGGTGACACAGTTTCTATGACATCTACTGTTATTGGATTAAAAGAGAATTCAAATGGTAAAAGTGGAGTTGTTTATGTTCACTCTATTGGTGTAAACCAAGATGGAGCTGAAGTTTTAAACTTCAAAAGATGGGTAATGGTTCATAAAAAAGATAAAGAGACCTTATCAAATATCAATGAAGTTCCTACTTTTGCGAAAACGACACCAATTGCTGATGTTATTAATATCCCAACAATTAAAACTGTAGATACAGATTCGACTGGTGGAAAATATTTCTTTGAAGATTATGTAGCAGGTGAAAGACTTAATCACCCAGAAGGTATTACTATTGATAATAGTGACCATACATTAGCAACAAAGTTATATCAAAACAATGCAAAAGTACATTTCAATGACCACATGATGAAATCAACTCCTATGGGTCAAAGACTTATGTATGGAGGAATCATTATTTCAATGGCAAGAGCTATTTCATTTAATGGTTTACAAAATGCGCAATGGGTATACGCTATTAATAGTGGTGCTCATGCAAACCCTACATATGCAGGTGATACAATTTATGCATATACTGAAGTTATTGAAACAATTGAAGTGAATAGAGATGATATTGGATTATTAAGACTTAGAACTGTGGCTATTAAAAACCAAGTTTCTAAAGAAATTGAAAATCCAAAAGATGAAGATGGTAAATATTTACCATCGGTTGTACTTGACTTAGATTACACTGTTGTAATCCCAAAAACTAAAACAAAAAAATAAATTTAAATTAAAAAAAAGGATAATATTATGACACACCCAAAAGAAGCACTATTCGGTTCTGGGGATAACTTACCAATCATTCCATCTTGTGAACACTTTGCAGGTAGCGAAAAGCTAATCTTAAAAGGTTTTGAGATGCAAAAAAAATTAGGACCTGTTTTTGATATTACTTGTGACTGTGAAGATGGAGCTGAAACTGGTAAAGAAGTTGCACATGCTGAAATGATCGTAAGAGTTGTAAATTCTGATGCTAATCCATATTCAATGGCAGGAACTAGAATCCATGATTTTGACCATCCAGATTGGAGACAAGATATTGATATTTTAGTACCAGGTGCTGGAGAAAAATTAGCATATATTACAATTCCTAAATCAACTTCTTATGAAGATGCAAAAACTCAAGTTGAATATATTCAAGCAACTGCAAAAAAAGCTGGAATTACAAGAGAAATCCCAATTCACGTTTTAATTGAAACACATGGTGCTTTAAGAGATGTTGAAAAAACTGCAACATTACCTTGGGTACAAGTATTAGACTTTGGATTAATGGATTTCGTATCTGGTTATCAAGGTGCAATTCCAGCTTCTTGTATGAGAAGTCCAGGTCAATTTGATCATAGATTAATTGCTGCTGCAAAAGCTAAAGTTGTTCAAGCTGCACTTTCTAATCATATTATTCCTTGTCACAATGTTACACTTGATTTAAAAAACCCATACCAAACTTATAAAGATGCTGAAAAAGCAAGAAATGAGTTCGGATTCTTAAGAATGTGGTCAATTTATCCAACACAAGTACAAGCTATTGTTGATGCAATGAAACCTGACTTTACAGAACTTGAAGATGCTCAAAATATCTTAATTGCTGCTCAAAATGCTGAGTGGGGACCAATTCAATATGATGGTGAATTACACGATAGAGCAACTTATAGATATTTCTGGGAATTAGTTCAAAGAGCAAAATTCTCTGGAACTAAATTACAAGATATCGTTGAAGAAAGATTCTTCGCTTAATTTTCTAACTTAAGGCTTTTGCCTTAAGTTAATCTTCAAATCCTCTTTTTTTATTTTAAACTTTTTCATAAATATATAAACCTTATAATTTCTAAAATTTACACAAAACACAACCAATAAAAGGTAAAAACTAAACACTTTAGGAAAAATAAATATTAAAATTTAAATAAAAGAATTCTTTCATACTAGCATTGGTATAATATTAAAATTTCTAAGCAAAAAGGAAACAAATGAGCGTAATAAAACAACAAGATATAATCGATAGTATTGCTGATGCATGTCAGTATATTTCATATTTTCACCCAGAAGATTTCGTAACAGCAATGGTAGAAGCTTATGAGAATGAAAAATCAGAAGCTGCAAAAAATGCACTAGGACAAATTTTAATTAATTCTAAAATGTGTGCTTTAGGACATAGACCTTTATGTCAAGATACAGGTTCTGTAAATATTTTTGTAAGAGTTGGATTAAAAGCTAACTTAGAATTAACAAAAGAATTAGTAGATGTATTAAATGAAGGTGTAGCTAAAGGTTATACTAATCCTGATAATACATTAAGATATTCAGTTGTTTCTGATCCTGCAGGAAAAAGAACAAATACAAAAGATAACACTCCAGCTGTTATTCATGTTACTGTTGATAATTCAGATGAATTAGATATTACAGTTGCTGCAAAAGGTGGAGGAAGTGAAAATAAATCTAAATTTGCAGTATTAAATCCATCAGATTCAGTTTATGACTGGGTTATGGCAAATGTTAGAGAAATGGGAGCTGGATGGTGTCCTCCTGGAATTTTAGGTATTGGTATTGGTGGTAATCCAGAAAAATCAATGCTTTTAGCAAAAGAGTCTTTAATGGGGCATGTTGATATTCATGAACTTCAAGCAAGAGGTCCTCAAAATGCTTTAGAAGAATTAAGATTAAGACTTTATACAGATATTAATAAAATTGGAATTGGTGCTCAAGGTTTAGGTGGTTTAACTACAGTTGTAGATGTTAAAATCTTAGATTACCCATGTCATGCTGCTTCACTTCCTGTTGCTATGATTCCTAACTGTGCTGCTACTAGACATATTCACTTTAAATTAAAACCAGGGGAAGGTGTAGCTAAATTTAAAAAACCAAATTTAGATTTATGGCCAGATGTAAAATTACCATTAGATTCTATTAAAAAAGTAAATATTGCAGACTTAACAAAAGAGAACTTATCTCAATTTAAATCAGGTGATACACTATTATTAACTGGAAAAATTTTAACAGCTAGAGATGCTGCTCATAAAAAAATTGTTGAGTACAAAAATGCTGGTAAACCACTTCCAAATGGTGTTGATTTAAAAGATAGATTCATCTACTACGTTGGACCTGTTGATCCTGTTCGTGATGAAAAAGTAGGACCTGCGGGACCAACTACATCTACAAGAATGGATAAATTTACAAAAGATATGATGGAAATTGGAATCATGGGAATGATTGGAAAAGCTGAAAGAAAACAACCAACTATTGATTTAATTAAAGAATACAAATCTATGTATTTAATTGCAACAGGTGGAGCAGCATACTTAATTTCTCAATCAATCAAAGATGCAAAAGTTCTTGCATTTGAAGAGATGGGAATGGAAGCTATTTATGAGTTTGATGTAGAAGATATGCCTGTAACTGTAGCTGTTGATACAGAGGGTGTTTCAATTCACACAACTGGTCCTGCTAAATGGAGAACTATTTAATTTTATAATTTTACAAAAGGCATTTGCCTTTTGTAAATCATACCTATAGTTATTTTAAATAAATATTTATAAATGCTTATCTAAAATAATTCTTATATGATTAAACTACATTCAATATTTGACTTTAAGAAGATAGAGTTTTTGCTATTCTTCAAACAATAATAAAAAATACAGGAAAAAAAATGTTATTAGATGATTTAAAAGACTATTTAGGCTTTGCAGTTGCAGGAAACTTTGCAAATCACTTAGGTGAAGCTGGAGAAGCTGACGAATTTTCTGTTATAAAAACTGAAGAAAAAAATGCGCCAAAAGGAATGTTTCCTATTTATATAAAAGGACATGATAGTTTTTTAGGAACTTATCCTATTTGTGATGATATTATTGAAACACACGATAGGGAAAAAGATAATCTTCAAGTTGAAGCAGAAGTAGCTTTAATCTGTGATTTTGTATATGAAAATGAAAAAGTTATTGATATTATTCCTAGATATTTTTCTGCATTTAATGATTTCTCAATAAGAATTCAAGATGGAAATAAATTAAGTACTAAAAAGAATTGGGGTCCTAACACAAAGGGTATTTCTCAAGAAATTATAGAAATTGATAATTTTACACAAAAAGGTGTTTTAAGTAGATATCATATTGCCTCATTTATTAAAAGAAATGGAATAGTTCATGATTATGGAACAACAAGTGCCGTTAAATCATATAGTTACTTTTTTGAACAATTAAAAGATTGGATGATTGAAAAACTAAATACACAAGAAGATTGTGGTCCTTTAGAAGAATTAACACAATTTTTAAAAGTTGCAGCAAAAGATGCTAAAGGTATTTTAATAGCTGCAGGTGCAACTGCTTATGCTGATTTTGGAAAGAAAAACTTTGTACAAAAAGGTGATGAAATTTTTGTTTATGTTTATGATGCTCACTCACACTCATTTGATGATATATTCAATGATATGTGCGGAATGGATACTTTTTTAGGTAAATGCTCTAAACTTCATCAATATGTTCAATAAGGAGTGAACCAACTCGCCCTAAAGAGCGAAGCTTCCTAACTAGCAACTTCCAATGAAGTTGAGCGAAAGGCTTTGTGTTTATTTAAGTCCACAAGGCTAGTTCCTAGCCCAAACGACTCCAATCCTCTTTTTAAAATAGTTTGTGAAGCTTGTATATCAGGGTTTATCTCAAACCCACAAGCTGTACATTTAAACTTATCTTGTTTAGGACGATTGTTTTTATCTATATTTCCACAACAACTGCACTCTTGTGAGGTATATTGCGGATTAACTTTTACAAATAGTTTGTCATTTAGCATTGTGGTTTTATATTGTATCATTGATACAAACTGATAGAATGAAGCATTTAAAATTGTTCTATTTAGTCCTGATTTTTGTTTTACTCTTTTTCCATGAGTTATCTCATTTCCTTTTGAGCTTTTAGACATATTTTTTGTTTTTAAATCTTCAACTACTATCAAGTCAAACTTATTTGTTAGTTCAGCAGTAATTTTATGGTACAAATCAATTTTTTGATTTGATATTCTTTTTGTTAGTTTATTTAATTTCTTTTGAGTCTTTTTATGATTACTTCCTAATTTGAATTTGGTTTTACTTTGTTTACAATTTTTAAGTTCATTTAGAACTCTTCTACTTTGTTTTCTTATGTGAACTTTGATTGTGTTTTTATATTTCAAACCTTTTCGATTTGTAGCACCATTATCTATTAGATGATTTAAAGTTACTTTTGCGATATTGGAATCTTGAATAAAATCAACATTATTTGATATTGCAAAATTATAAGCATTTAAGTCTATACCTATAGACTTAGTAATATCAAGATTATCTTTTGACACTACTAAACCTACTTGTTTATTAAACTCTATTCCAAAGCTTACATAATAACCAATTGCATCTTTTGAGATAGTGATTGATGATAGTTTATAATTATTTGGAAAAGTTCTATGGCATCTAAATCTAAAGTTTGTTTTTAAAAGTCTTAGAGTTTTAAATCTTGTATTATTATTTATATCATCTAATATTTGATAACCTTGATTATTCCAATTAAATGATTGAAAAATATCTCTACTTGATTTAAATGTCGGCATACCTAATTTAAAAGCTTTAACTTTTTCTTTTGGAGTAGTTGCTATTTCTATAGCTTTTAATCTTTTAGATACATTTTCTTTAGAGAAAGATTTTTTAACTGCTTTTAAAAAGTTAATTCTTGCTTGTTGAGTTACTACTGTTGAAAAAGATAGTTTCCTAAGTCTTAATGCTCTTTTTACAACTGTATCATAACTAACAGCGTTTCTAAATACTCTATCTTCTTTATCTAACTTTTTATTTTTACTATTTTCTTTTTGCCAAAGATTCAAAAAAATATTATAAGCTTGATTATAAATATACATTTGATGATTTAAAATCTTCATTTGGTCTTTAGTAGGATAAAGTCTATATTTGTAACCTAAGTTTACTGTTTTTTGAGTATTCAGAATGATTCCTTATTAATCAACTATAAAATTATACTGAAATGATAAGTGAAAGCTCAAATATATTACATTATGTAATATATTTTTATTCACATGCATTTGTTATTTACTACTAAATATATAGAAGAAAAGCTTTGAAATAATTCACTTTGGAGTCCTAGTTATTTTATAGGAAGTTGTGGCGGTGCAAGATTGGAAGTGGTTAAAAAATATATTGAAAACCAAGAAACTCCTAACTAATTTGCTTACATCACCGACCTAAAGGACTGTGTTTTTCGCAAAAGATTGATAAAGTTAAACCTTTATTCCCTATTTTGTTCATTTTTTGACTCAATATATAAAATATCATTTAAACTATCAAATACTTTTAAAGTTGCATCTTCTATATCACTAGCAGTTTGTCTTAATATTTTATTTTGCATTTTTTGAGAGTTTTCTAATATATATTGTTGAATTTTATTATGAACTAATTCATGATTTGATTTCAAAATACTCCACTCTTTTGCACTTGTAAAATTTCTTTTTTCATTTTCACAAGTAATAATCCATTTGCCCATATTACATGATTTACAATCTAGAACTTGACAACTCTCAAAATTATCTAATTTTTCATAATGTTTCTTCTTGAAATTTATATGATCATTTTTATATTTTGAAACTTCTTTTATTAAATCAATATTTTCTACCATATGAAAAAATTTATCTTCTATTTTTGATTGAGAAGTTATTTGAAGTAATCTTGTTGACAATTTTGAAACTTCGTGAGAAAGGGAATCGATACGTGAAGCTGTAAATGCATTTTTTTGAGTTGCAGTATCAAGTCTTGATATTGTTTCATTAATTTGAATAATCCCAATCTCTTGTTCCTTACTAAATTGGCTAACATTATCAATAATATCTTTTGTTTCAATAATTTTATTACTTAAATTATCATAGCCTCTTATCATATCATCTGCAATAGTTTTACCTTCATTTGATTTTATACTTGCACTTTCAACTAAGCTTTTTATTTCTCGTGCAGCTTCAGCACTTCTTGAAGCTAAATTCCTAACTTCAGCAGCAACAACAGCAAATCCACGCCCTG
This region includes:
- a CDS encoding MaoC family dehydratase, whose amino-acid sequence is MSKISNKINFGNFFEDFSIGQKIVHPLPRTISDGDVSLYIAFTGSRFALHSSDTVAKQMGYDKKPIDDMLMFHLTFGKSVQDVSLNAIANLGYAEMSFPNSVFVGDTVSMTSTVIGLKENSNGKSGVVYVHSIGVNQDGAEVLNFKRWVMVHKKDKETLSNINEVPTFAKTTPIADVINIPTIKTVDTDSTGGKYFFEDYVAGERLNHPEGITIDNSDHTLATKLYQNNAKVHFNDHMMKSTPMGQRLMYGGIIISMARAISFNGLQNAQWVYAINSGAHANPTYAGDTIYAYTEVIETIEVNRDDIGLLRLRTVAIKNQVSKEIENPKDEDGKYLPSVVLDLDYTVVIPKTKTKK
- a CDS encoding HpcH/HpaI aldolase/citrate lyase family protein encodes the protein MTHPKEALFGSGDNLPIIPSCEHFAGSEKLILKGFEMQKKLGPVFDITCDCEDGAETGKEVAHAEMIVRVVNSDANPYSMAGTRIHDFDHPDWRQDIDILVPGAGEKLAYITIPKSTSYEDAKTQVEYIQATAKKAGITREIPIHVLIETHGALRDVEKTATLPWVQVLDFGLMDFVSGYQGAIPASCMRSPGQFDHRLIAAAKAKVVQAALSNHIIPCHNVTLDLKNPYQTYKDAEKARNEFGFLRMWSIYPTQVQAIVDAMKPDFTELEDAQNILIAAQNAEWGPIQYDGELHDRATYRYFWELVQRAKFSGTKLQDIVEERFFA
- a CDS encoding fumarate hydratase, with translation MSVIKQQDIIDSIADACQYISYFHPEDFVTAMVEAYENEKSEAAKNALGQILINSKMCALGHRPLCQDTGSVNIFVRVGLKANLELTKELVDVLNEGVAKGYTNPDNTLRYSVVSDPAGKRTNTKDNTPAVIHVTVDNSDELDITVAAKGGGSENKSKFAVLNPSDSVYDWVMANVREMGAGWCPPGILGIGIGGNPEKSMLLAKESLMGHVDIHELQARGPQNALEELRLRLYTDINKIGIGAQGLGGLTTVVDVKILDYPCHAASLPVAMIPNCAATRHIHFKLKPGEGVAKFKKPNLDLWPDVKLPLDSIKKVNIADLTKENLSQFKSGDTLLLTGKILTARDAAHKKIVEYKNAGKPLPNGVDLKDRFIYYVGPVDPVRDEKVGPAGPTTSTRMDKFTKDMMEIGIMGMIGKAERKQPTIDLIKEYKSMYLIATGGAAYLISQSIKDAKVLAFEEMGMEAIYEFDVEDMPVTVAVDTEGVSIHTTGPAKWRTI
- a CDS encoding DUF5718 family protein, with the translated sequence MLLDDLKDYLGFAVAGNFANHLGEAGEADEFSVIKTEEKNAPKGMFPIYIKGHDSFLGTYPICDDIIETHDREKDNLQVEAEVALICDFVYENEKVIDIIPRYFSAFNDFSIRIQDGNKLSTKKNWGPNTKGISQEIIEIDNFTQKGVLSRYHIASFIKRNGIVHDYGTTSAVKSYSYFFEQLKDWMIEKLNTQEDCGPLEELTQFLKVAAKDAKGILIAAGATAYADFGKKNFVQKGDEIFVYVYDAHSHSFDDIFNDMCGMDTFLGKCSKLHQYVQ
- a CDS encoding RNA-guided endonuclease InsQ/TnpB family protein, whose translation is MILNTQKTVNLGYKYRLYPTKDQMKILNHQMYIYNQAYNIFLNLWQKENSKNKKLDKEDRVFRNAVSYDTVVKRALRLRKLSFSTVVTQQARINFLKAVKKSFSKENVSKRLKAIEIATTPKEKVKAFKLGMPTFKSSRDIFQSFNWNNQGYQILDDINNNTRFKTLRLLKTNFRFRCHRTFPNNYKLSSITISKDAIGYYVSFGIEFNKQVGLVVSKDNLDITKSIGIDLNAYNFAISNNVDFIQDSNIAKVTLNHLIDNGATNRKGLKYKNTIKVHIRKQSRRVLNELKNCKQSKTKFKLGSNHKKTQKKLNKLTKRISNQKIDLYHKITAELTNKFDLIVVEDLKTKNMSKSSKGNEITHGKRVKQKSGLNRTILNASFYQFVSMIQYKTTMLNDKLFVKVNPQYTSQECSCCGNIDKNNRPKQDKFKCTACGFEINPDIQASQTILKRGLESFGLGTSLVDLNKHKAFRSTSLEVAS